A single region of the Bacillus cereus genome encodes:
- the bdhA gene encoding (R,R)-butanediol dehydrogenase: MKALLWHNQRDVRVEEVPEPTVRPGAVKIKVKWCGICGTDLHEYLAGPIFIPTEEHPLTHVKAPVILGHEFSGEVVEIGEGVTSHKVGDRVVVEPIYSCGKCEACKHGHYNVCEQLVFHGLGGDGGGFSEYTVVPEDMVHHIPDEMTYEQGALVEPAAVAVHAVRQSKLKEGEAVAVFGCGPIGLLVIQAAKAAGATPVIAVELSKERQELAKLAGADYVLNPATQDVLAEIRNLTNGLGVNVSFEVTGVEVVLRQAIESTSFEGQTVIVSVWEKDATITPNNLVLKEKEVIGILGYRHIFPAVIKLISSGQIQAEKLITKKITVDQVVEEGFEALVKDKTQVKILVSPK, encoded by the coding sequence ATGAAAGCATTACTTTGGCATAATCAACGTGATGTACGAGTAGAAGAAGTACCGGAACCAACTGTACGACCAGGAGCAGTGAAAATTAAAGTTAAATGGTGTGGTATCTGCGGGACAGACTTGCATGAATATTTAGCAGGACCAATTTTTATTCCAACAGAAGAGCACCCATTAACACATGTGAAAGCACCAGTTATTTTAGGTCATGAGTTTAGCGGTGAGGTAGTAGAAATCGGTGAAGGCGTTACATCTCATAAAGTGGGAGACCGCGTTGTTGTAGAACCAATTTATTCTTGTGGTAAATGTGAAGCTTGTAAACATGGACATTACAATGTTTGTGAACAACTTGTTTTCCACGGTCTTGGTGGAGACGGTGGTGGTTTCTCTGAATATACAGTAGTACCAGAAGATATGGTTCATCATATTCCAGACGAAATGACGTATGAACAAGGTGCGCTTGTAGAACCAGCAGCAGTAGCAGTTCATGCAGTACGTCAAAGTAAATTAAAAGAGGGAGAAGCTGTAGCGGTATTTGGTTGTGGTCCGATTGGACTTCTTGTAATCCAAGCAGCAAAAGCAGCAGGAGCAACTCCTGTTATTGCAGTTGAACTTTCTAAAGAACGTCAAGAGTTAGCGAAATTAGCAGGTGCTGATTATGTATTAAACCCAGCAACTCAAGATGTACTAGCAGAAATTCGCAACTTAACCAATGGTTTAGGTGTAAATGTGAGCTTTGAAGTAACAGGTGTTGAAGTTGTACTTCGTCAAGCGATTGAAAGTACAAGCTTTGAAGGTCAGACAGTAATTGTTAGTGTGTGGGAAAAAGATGCGACAATTACTCCGAACAACCTTGTATTAAAAGAAAAAGAAGTTATCGGTATTCTTGGATATCGTCATATATTCCCAGCTGTTATTAAATTAATTAGCTCTGGCCAAATTCAAGCGGAGAAATTAATTACGAAAAAAATTACAGTGGACCAAGTTGTTGAAGAAGGCTTTGAAGCACTTGTAAAAGATAAAACACAAGTGAAAATTCTTGTTTCACCTAAATAA
- a CDS encoding potassium channel family protein, with the protein MLSFMLTLKRMLRACLRAWKDKEFQVLFVLTILTLTSGTIFYSTVEGLRPLDALYFSVVTLTTVGDGNFSPQTDFGKVFTILYIFIGIGLVFGFIHKLAVNVQLPSILSKRKKE; encoded by the coding sequence ATGCTTTCATTTATGTTGACATTGAAACGGATGTTAAGAGCTTGTTTACGGGCATGGAAAGATAAAGAGTTTCAAGTGTTATTCGTATTAACAATTTTGACATTAACATCGGGGACGATTTTTTATAGTACAGTTGAAGGACTACGTCCTCTTGACGCTCTATATTTTAGTGTGGTTACGTTGACGACTGTCGGTGATGGGAATTTTAGTCCGCAAACTGATTTTGGAAAGGTATTTACGATCTTATACATATTTATCGGGATTGGATTAGTGTTTGGATTTATTCATAAATTGGCAGTGAATGTGCAACTGCCAAGTATATTATCGAAAAGAAAAAAAGAGTAA
- the cerA gene encoding phospholipase CerA: MKKKVLALAAAITLAAPLQNVAFAHENDGGNRVQIIQYWSAEDKHSEGVNSHLWIVNRAIDIMSRNTTIVKQDQVALLNEWRTDLENGIYSADYENPYYDNSTFASHFYDPDDGSTYIPLAKQAKETGAKYFKLAGESYKNKDMKQAFFYLGLSLHYLGDVNQPMHAANFTNISYPQGFHSKYENFVDTIKDNYKVTDGNGYWNWKGTNPEDWIHGAAVAAKQDFPGIVNSNTKSWFVQAAVSQSYADKWRAEVTPMTGKRLTEAQRVTAGYIQLWFDTYGNR; this comes from the coding sequence ATGAAAAAGAAAGTGCTTGCTTTAGCAGCAGCTATTACGTTAGCAGCTCCGTTACAAAATGTAGCTTTTGCACATGAAAATGATGGAGGGAATAGAGTACAGATTATTCAATATTGGTCCGCTGAAGATAAACACTCAGAAGGTGTAAATTCTCATTTATGGATCGTGAATCGTGCAATTGATATTATGTCCCGTAATACGACAATTGTAAAACAAGATCAAGTTGCACTATTAAATGAATGGCGCACAGATTTAGAAAATGGCATTTATTCTGCTGATTATGAAAATCCTTATTATGACAATAGTACATTTGCGTCGCATTTCTATGATCCAGACGATGGAAGTACATACATTCCACTTGCAAAGCAAGCGAAGGAAACTGGAGCTAAGTATTTTAAATTAGCTGGTGAATCTTATAAAAATAAAGATATGAAACAAGCATTCTTCTATTTAGGGTTATCTCTTCATTATTTAGGAGATGTAAATCAACCGATGCATGCAGCAAACTTTACAAATATTTCTTATCCACAAGGATTCCATTCTAAATATGAAAACTTTGTAGATACAATTAAAGATAATTACAAAGTAACAGACGGAAATGGATATTGGAATTGGAAAGGTACAAACCCTGAAGATTGGATTCATGGTGCTGCGGTAGCTGCGAAACAAGATTTCCCTGGTATCGTAAATAGTAATACGAAAAGTTGGTTCGTGCAAGCTGCTGTATCACAAAGTTATGCGGACAAATGGCGTGCTGAAGTTACACCAATGACTGGTAAGCGATTAACGGAAGCGCAACGTGTAACAGCTGGATATATTCAGCTTTGGTTTGATACGTACGGAAATCGTTAA
- the sph gene encoding sphingomyelinase C: MKSKLLKVVLSFGMSLAALYSGSSVQAEMSTNQNGTLKVMTHNVYMLSTNLYPNWGQSQRADLIGAADYIKNQDVVILNEVFDNSASNRLLGNLKKEYPNQTAVLGRSSGSEWDKTLGNYSSSTPEDGGVAIVSKWPIVEKIQYVFEKGCGPDNLSNKGFVYTKVKKNDRFVHVIGTHLQAEDSMCGNTSPASVRTKQLQEIQEFIKNKNIPNNEYVLIGGDMNVNKINAENNSDSEYASMFKTLHASIPSYTGHTTTWDATTNSIAKYNFPDSPAEYLDYIITSKDHANPSYIENKVLQPKSPQWTVTSWFKKYTYNDYSDHYPVEATISMK, from the coding sequence GTGAAAAGTAAATTGTTAAAAGTTGTACTTAGCTTTGGAATGAGTCTAGCAGCTTTATATAGTGGATCTTCCGTTCAAGCAGAAATGTCCACAAATCAAAATGGTACGTTAAAAGTTATGACGCATAATGTGTACATGCTATCAACAAACCTATATCCCAACTGGGGGCAAAGTCAGCGTGCTGATTTAATTGGAGCGGCAGATTATATAAAGAATCAAGATGTTGTTATATTAAATGAAGTGTTTGATAATAGTGCTTCAAATCGCTTATTAGGAAATTTGAAGAAAGAATATCCAAATCAAACGGCAGTATTAGGTCGTAGTAGTGGAAGCGAGTGGGATAAGACGTTAGGCAACTATTCATCTTCGACTCCTGAAGATGGAGGTGTAGCGATTGTGAGTAAATGGCCAATTGTTGAAAAGATTCAATATGTATTTGAAAAAGGCTGTGGACCAGATAACTTATCAAATAAAGGATTTGTATACACAAAAGTTAAGAAAAATGATCGTTTCGTGCATGTAATTGGGACGCATTTACAAGCTGAAGATAGTATGTGTGGAAACACTTCGCCAGCATCTGTACGCACAAAACAGCTACAAGAAATTCAAGAGTTTATTAAAAATAAAAATATACCAAATAACGAGTATGTGTTAATTGGTGGTGATATGAATGTAAATAAAATAAATGCTGAGAACAATAGTGACTCAGAGTACGCATCCATGTTCAAAACATTGCACGCTTCTATTCCATCTTATACGGGACATACTACAACTTGGGATGCAACGACAAACAGTATTGCGAAATATAACTTCCCCGATAGCCCTGCCGAGTATTTAGATTATATTATTACAAGTAAGGACCATGCGAATCCATCGTATATAGAGAATAAGGTGTTACAGCCGAAATCGCCACAATGGACTGTTACGTCATGGTTCAAAAAATATACATATAATGATTACTCCGATCATTATCCAGTAGAGGCGACTATTTCTATGAAGTAG
- a CDS encoding amino acid deaminase/aldolase — protein MDRGIFKEVPLPCAFLDEVALERNIQSIIELSGDKKIRIASKSLRSVPIMKKILAENDRFQGIMCFSPREALFLIEEGFNDLLLGYPAYDERALYEISLLTKQGIIITCMVDCEEHIVYLEKIAVESSGCFRVCLDIDMSSRIFQFHFGVRRSPVKDVQSALKIVEKVKASPYLILDGVMGYEAQIAGVGDDMPKQRLQNKLISYLKKKSVLEINERRGNIVKEIQNLGIELRFVNGGGTGSIKTTEQDHSVTEITVGSAFYSPKLFDYYKEVKFQPAVGFAVPIVRKPAPHIYTCLGGGYIASGAVGKEKEPEVWKPHGAKLLALEGAGEVQTPVYYNGEEQLYIGDTILFRHSKAGELCERFPVLYRIKQGEIVGEYSTYRGDSQCFL, from the coding sequence GTGGATAGAGGAATTTTTAAGGAAGTTCCATTACCGTGTGCATTTTTAGATGAAGTAGCTTTAGAGAGAAATATTCAATCGATTATAGAGTTAAGTGGAGATAAGAAGATTCGTATAGCGAGTAAATCATTACGTTCTGTTCCAATTATGAAAAAGATTTTAGCTGAAAATGATCGTTTTCAAGGTATTATGTGTTTTTCACCTAGAGAAGCTTTATTTTTAATTGAAGAAGGATTTAATGATTTATTGCTAGGATATCCTGCTTATGATGAAAGAGCTTTATATGAAATTAGTTTACTTACAAAGCAAGGGATCATTATTACTTGTATGGTGGATTGTGAAGAACATATTGTTTATTTAGAAAAAATTGCTGTGGAATCTAGTGGGTGTTTTCGAGTTTGTTTAGATATTGATATGAGTAGTCGTATTTTTCAATTTCATTTTGGTGTGAGAAGATCTCCAGTTAAAGATGTCCAGAGCGCTTTAAAAATAGTAGAAAAGGTGAAGGCATCACCATATTTAATATTGGATGGTGTAATGGGATATGAAGCACAAATTGCTGGAGTGGGAGATGATATGCCAAAACAAAGGCTTCAAAATAAACTTATTTCGTATTTAAAGAAGAAATCGGTGCTAGAAATTAACGAAAGAAGAGGGAATATCGTAAAAGAAATACAAAACCTTGGTATTGAACTAAGGTTTGTTAATGGGGGCGGAACGGGGAGTATAAAAACAACTGAGCAAGATCACTCAGTTACGGAAATTACTGTAGGATCCGCTTTTTACTCTCCGAAACTGTTTGATTATTATAAAGAAGTAAAATTTCAACCAGCCGTTGGATTTGCTGTACCAATTGTACGTAAACCAGCTCCACATATTTATACTTGCCTAGGAGGTGGGTATATTGCTTCAGGTGCAGTTGGTAAAGAGAAGGAGCCCGAGGTCTGGAAACCGCATGGTGCAAAGTTATTAGCGTTAGAAGGAGCTGGTGAAGTGCAAACACCGGTTTACTATAACGGTGAGGAACAATTGTATATAGGGGATACTATATTGTTTCGCCATAGTAAAGCTGGAGAATTATGTGAGCGCTTTCCTGTTTTGTATCGTATTAAACAAGGGGAAATTGTTGGAGAGTATTCAACATATCGGGGGGATAGCCAATGCTTTCTGTAA
- a CDS encoding D-arabinono-1,4-lactone oxidase: MLSVKGQKWRNWTGNVEGTPHYTMYPESIQDVIEVVGLAQERGKKIRVVGSGHSFTPLVQTEEILVSLDELKGIMNVDAEKMTVEVWAGTKLHDLGKLLEAKGYAQENLGDIDSQSIAGAISTGTHGTGVTFGSLSTQVLEITAVLSTGESIICSEEENYEYWKAFQLSLGMLGIIVKVKLKVITAYSLVYESEKQPFSTVMDKLEEYKKNRHFEFFVFPYSDEVQVKFTNETTSKGTDLKWHKLKVELLENRIFSLLSKGCKWFPSISKGVSQLSAKVVPNTKIIGPSYEVFATSRTVPFYEMEYSVPAKHMRVVVEEISNLIEKKKYKVHFPIECRYVHGDDIWLSPAYGRDSAYIAVHMYKGMKYAAYFGEVEQIFRKYEGRPHWGKMHTLSYEQLQDIYPEFHLFLQVRKSLDETGMFLNPYAEKLFMSMKKS; the protein is encoded by the coding sequence ATGCTTTCTGTAAAGGGACAAAAATGGAGAAATTGGACAGGTAATGTAGAGGGAACTCCGCATTATACGATGTACCCAGAAAGTATACAAGATGTAATAGAAGTTGTAGGACTTGCACAAGAAAGGGGAAAGAAAATTCGGGTTGTGGGTTCAGGGCATTCTTTTACACCTCTCGTCCAAACAGAAGAAATTTTAGTTTCGTTAGATGAACTCAAGGGGATTATGAATGTTGATGCAGAGAAGATGACCGTAGAAGTATGGGCGGGAACAAAACTACATGATTTAGGGAAATTACTTGAGGCGAAAGGGTATGCACAAGAGAACTTAGGAGATATTGATTCGCAATCTATTGCAGGAGCAATTAGTACAGGGACTCACGGGACCGGTGTTACATTTGGGAGTTTATCAACACAAGTGCTAGAAATTACAGCAGTTTTGTCTACAGGCGAGAGTATTATTTGCTCTGAAGAAGAGAACTATGAATATTGGAAAGCGTTCCAGCTATCACTTGGAATGCTTGGTATCATTGTAAAGGTGAAGTTGAAAGTTATTACAGCTTATTCACTTGTTTATGAAAGTGAAAAACAGCCTTTTTCTACTGTAATGGATAAATTAGAAGAATATAAGAAGAATCGCCATTTTGAATTTTTTGTTTTTCCTTATTCAGATGAAGTTCAAGTGAAATTTACAAATGAAACAACGAGTAAAGGAACTGATTTGAAGTGGCATAAACTAAAGGTCGAATTACTTGAAAATAGGATCTTTTCTCTACTATCTAAAGGGTGTAAGTGGTTTCCTTCTATTAGTAAAGGAGTAAGCCAATTATCAGCCAAGGTTGTACCGAATACAAAAATAATTGGGCCAAGCTATGAAGTGTTCGCTACATCTCGCACTGTTCCTTTTTATGAAATGGAGTATAGTGTCCCTGCAAAACATATGAGGGTTGTTGTAGAAGAGATTTCAAATCTAATTGAAAAGAAAAAGTATAAAGTGCATTTCCCAATTGAATGTCGTTATGTGCATGGTGATGATATATGGCTCAGTCCAGCGTACGGAAGAGATTCAGCGTATATTGCCGTTCATATGTATAAAGGTATGAAGTATGCTGCTTATTTTGGTGAGGTGGAGCAAATCTTTCGAAAGTATGAAGGACGCCCGCATTGGGGGAAAATGCATACTTTATCGTATGAGCAATTACAAGATATATATCCAGAGTTTCATTTGTTTTTACAAGTGAGGAAGTCACTAGATGAAACGGGAATGTTTTTAAATCCTTATGCAGAAAAGTTATTCATGAGTATGAAAAAAAGCTGA
- a CDS encoding VanZ family protein has product MTAYLFPVKTAFILFPFLAMFLLIPFLIFNYRKYGYLNKWRSFILYSLLLYLLNAYFLVILPLPQTYDTCSLQPANTQHMQLSPFYFVQEISNHTSALLTKPATYFHLLKESAFLQVAFNVLLTVPFGIYLRYYFRRSFLQTICISLCLSLFFELTQVTGLYGIYNCAYRLFDIDDLFLNTLGGVIGFIIAPIFTYFLPKANELDSHIDLETKPVGFVRRFIAMQIDWIFLSIVVPVIKNKGNSFFVSNIQSYTNIYELIFITCSIFIYFIIIPYFTNGKTIGKALLRIYVKGKSDRITMKELFIRYGIFYFILGGINYILSSSSILNLTEPLVLLVTLLFQFVINGLFIIHVLLHVFSQDKLLFYEHISHTRNAITLKKADK; this is encoded by the coding sequence TTGACTGCATATTTATTTCCAGTAAAAACAGCATTTATTTTATTTCCTTTTTTAGCAATGTTTCTCTTAATCCCTTTTTTAATATTTAATTATCGAAAATATGGTTATTTAAATAAATGGCGCTCATTTATTTTATACTCTTTATTACTCTATTTATTAAATGCCTATTTTCTCGTTATTCTACCATTGCCACAAACGTATGATACTTGTAGCCTACAACCGGCCAATACACAACACATGCAACTCTCGCCATTTTATTTCGTACAAGAGATTAGTAATCATACATCAGCACTTTTAACGAAACCAGCTACGTACTTTCATCTATTAAAAGAATCTGCGTTTTTACAAGTAGCTTTTAACGTTCTACTAACCGTTCCATTTGGTATTTACTTGCGTTATTATTTCCGACGTAGTTTCTTGCAAACTATTTGCATTTCTTTATGTCTTTCACTATTTTTCGAACTAACCCAAGTGACTGGACTATACGGTATTTATAATTGTGCATATCGCCTATTTGATATCGATGATTTATTTTTAAACACACTAGGTGGCGTAATTGGCTTTATCATTGCACCAATATTTACGTACTTCCTTCCAAAAGCAAACGAGTTAGATAGTCATATTGATTTGGAAACGAAACCAGTCGGATTCGTTCGTCGCTTTATCGCGATGCAAATTGATTGGATTTTCTTATCTATCGTTGTACCTGTCATTAAAAACAAAGGAAATTCTTTCTTTGTTTCTAATATTCAATCTTACACGAACATATATGAACTCATTTTCATTACGTGTTCGATCTTTATTTACTTTATTATCATTCCATACTTTACGAATGGAAAAACAATTGGGAAAGCATTGCTTCGCATTTACGTGAAAGGAAAGTCAGATCGTATTACAATGAAGGAATTATTCATCCGTTACGGTATATTCTACTTTATTTTAGGTGGAATCAATTATATTCTTTCTAGTAGCTCTATTTTAAATCTTACAGAGCCTTTAGTATTGCTGGTTACATTGTTGTTCCAATTCGTAATTAACGGCCTATTCATTATTCATGTTTTATTGCATGTATTTAGCCAGGATAAATTACTATTTTATGAGCATATCAGTCATACAAGAAATGCAATTACACTAAAAAAAGCTGACAAATGA
- a CDS encoding undecaprenyl-diphosphate phosphatase, whose translation MEQFYYILKYLILGLFQGLTEPIPISSSGHLVLAQHLLGLKIEGFSFELLVNSASLLAVLLIYRKDLIRLTKNGLSYIFTRAEDAKSDFFFIIYLVIATIPAGVIGVLFKDYIDQYLKGVKMVGISLLITAIGLWIIRNLRGRKNDGDLSMKDAIIVGLAQACALIPGISRSGATIVAAMLLGMKQETALRFSFLLYIPVSLGGLLLSITDIANDPNLDTLFVPYIVAFIATFIMTYISLKWFMNIMAKGNLKYFSFYCIIVGILTIIFL comes from the coding sequence ATGGAACAATTTTATTACATTTTAAAATATTTAATTCTTGGTCTATTCCAAGGACTAACAGAACCAATTCCGATTTCTTCAAGCGGTCACCTCGTTTTAGCACAGCATTTGCTAGGACTAAAAATAGAAGGGTTTAGCTTTGAGCTACTTGTTAATTCAGCTTCATTATTAGCTGTATTACTTATTTATAGAAAAGACTTAATTCGTCTAACAAAGAATGGTCTATCTTATATATTTACAAGAGCAGAAGATGCAAAATCAGATTTCTTCTTTATTATTTACCTTGTTATTGCAACCATTCCAGCAGGTGTAATTGGAGTTTTATTTAAAGATTATATCGACCAATATTTAAAAGGTGTTAAAATGGTTGGGATTTCCCTTCTTATTACTGCTATCGGTCTTTGGATTATTCGAAACTTGCGTGGACGTAAAAATGATGGCGATCTTTCTATGAAAGATGCAATCATTGTCGGTCTAGCACAAGCTTGCGCACTAATTCCTGGTATAAGCCGATCAGGTGCTACAATCGTAGCAGCAATGTTACTTGGTATGAAGCAAGAAACAGCACTTCGCTTCTCATTCTTACTATACATTCCTGTTAGCTTAGGTGGTTTATTGTTAAGTATTACAGACATTGCAAACGATCCAAATTTAGATACATTATTTGTACCTTATATTGTTGCTTTCATCGCAACATTCATCATGACATATATTTCATTAAAATGGTTTATGAACATTATGGCAAAAGGAAATTTAAAATATTTCTCTTTCTACTGTATTATCGTAGGTATACTAACTATCATTTTCTTATAA
- a CDS encoding 3D domain-containing protein, translated as MNYFKRISSLVLAGIIGLSSTVAVKAESNDEKLNNMQQQLQQNDADMQKKEQEKQAVSKEIQGIENELHNLNNTIAKNKEDQAAIQRKIDETHKQIEQKKADIVVLEDKVLARKDIMKKRMVSVQNSSNTSLVVEVVVESKNFADFIQRMNAVSTILDADKEILRLQEQDLRQIEEDKKEIDEKEASLVVDKQKLTKAQAELQDNLKKRQDNLQAVQAKYNTIASQLNLAAEEKAKIESNMKTVQETIAREQEAARIAAEERAKAEAAAKAEQEELAKAKAAAAKQKEEQAAKPAEPVAKNTTPESKPDPKPAQGGKEFYVTATAYTADPSENGYKAGETVKSKMGHNLTANPNMKLIAVDEAVIPLGSTVYVEGYGTAIAGDTGSAIKGHIIDLLMPDSATANAWGRRTVKITILN; from the coding sequence ATGAACTATTTTAAGCGAATCAGTAGTCTAGTATTAGCAGGAATCATAGGTCTTTCTAGTACAGTCGCTGTAAAAGCAGAGTCAAACGACGAGAAACTTAACAACATGCAACAGCAATTGCAGCAAAACGATGCAGATATGCAAAAGAAAGAGCAAGAGAAGCAAGCTGTTAGTAAAGAAATTCAAGGTATCGAAAATGAACTACATAATTTAAATAATACAATTGCAAAAAATAAAGAGGATCAAGCTGCTATTCAACGTAAAATCGATGAAACACATAAGCAGATTGAACAAAAAAAAGCAGATATTGTCGTTTTAGAAGATAAAGTCCTTGCTCGTAAGGACATTATGAAAAAACGTATGGTTTCTGTTCAAAATAGCTCAAATACGAGTTTAGTAGTAGAGGTTGTTGTAGAATCAAAAAACTTTGCTGATTTTATACAACGTATGAACGCGGTATCTACAATTTTAGATGCAGATAAAGAAATTTTACGTCTACAAGAACAAGATCTTCGTCAAATTGAAGAAGATAAAAAAGAGATTGACGAAAAAGAAGCATCTTTAGTAGTAGATAAACAAAAATTAACAAAAGCACAAGCTGAGTTGCAAGATAACTTGAAAAAGCGTCAAGATAACTTACAAGCAGTTCAAGCTAAATATAATACGATTGCAAGCCAACTTAATTTAGCAGCAGAAGAAAAAGCTAAAATTGAGTCAAATATGAAAACAGTACAAGAAACAATTGCTCGTGAACAAGAAGCAGCGAGAATTGCAGCAGAAGAGCGTGCAAAAGCGGAAGCAGCTGCAAAGGCTGAGCAAGAAGAGCTAGCGAAAGCGAAGGCAGCAGCAGCTAAGCAAAAAGAGGAACAGGCAGCTAAGCCGGCAGAGCCTGTAGCAAAAAATACAACACCAGAGTCTAAGCCAGACCCTAAACCAGCTCAAGGTGGAAAAGAATTTTATGTAACAGCAACTGCTTATACAGCTGATCCATCTGAAAATGGTTATAAAGCGGGTGAAACTGTAAAATCTAAGATGGGGCATAACTTGACTGCAAATCCCAATATGAAATTAATTGCTGTAGATGAGGCAGTTATTCCATTAGGATCTACTGTATATGTAGAAGGTTATGGAACAGCAATTGCTGGAGATACGGGTAGTGCAATTAAAGGTCATATTATCGATTTATTAATGCCAGATTCTGCAACAGCTAATGCTTGGGGTAGAAGAACTGTTAAAATTACAATTTTAAACTAA
- a CDS encoding helix-turn-helix transcriptional regulator: MTILNRVKELRARFNFTQSVLAEKVGVTRQTIAAIEKGDYVPSLLLALTICDVFELKMEDVFVLNKEGEEDE, from the coding sequence TTGACCATTTTAAACAGGGTGAAGGAATTAAGAGCTCGCTTTAATTTCACGCAAAGTGTATTAGCAGAAAAGGTTGGAGTAACGAGACAAACGATCGCTGCAATTGAAAAAGGGGATTATGTTCCTTCGTTGTTATTAGCACTTACGATTTGTGATGTATTCGAGTTAAAGATGGAAGATGTGTTTGTTTTAAATAAGGAGGGGGAAGAGGATGAATAG
- a CDS encoding DUF2178 domain-containing protein, translating into MNRIGVSYILNVLRFMIAFWAFIELYYAWIELANIIETEKVPFEVTINMIPFGLLLIVAITTTVFYKVQKKKHKALSYWMYPLLFPQEDERENAITQKACRTTFVSFWYGIVIAIGFLTLSPVANLYIPGYPLYILFFMLFIQMTVFYVSLYRNKLV; encoded by the coding sequence ATGAATAGAATTGGGGTTTCTTATATCTTAAATGTGCTGAGATTTATGATAGCTTTTTGGGCATTTATTGAGCTCTATTATGCTTGGATAGAGCTAGCAAATATTATTGAAACTGAGAAAGTACCGTTTGAAGTAACAATCAATATGATACCATTCGGATTGTTATTAATTGTGGCTATTACAACAACTGTTTTTTATAAAGTTCAAAAGAAGAAACATAAAGCTCTTTCTTATTGGATGTACCCGTTATTATTTCCACAAGAAGACGAGCGAGAAAATGCAATTACACAAAAGGCATGCCGGACAACATTTGTGTCATTCTGGTATGGAATAGTTATTGCTATTGGATTTTTAACACTTTCTCCTGTAGCTAATTTATATATTCCTGGATACCCATTATATATTTTATTTTTCATGCTTTTTATTCAAATGACAGTCTTTTACGTATCCCTGTACAGAAATAAATTAGTCTAA
- a CDS encoding class A sortase, translating into MNKQRIYSIVAILLFVVGGVLIGKPFYDGYQAEKKQTGNVQAVQKMDYEKHETEFVDASKINQPDLAEVANASLDKKQVIGRISIPSISVELPVLKASTEKNLLSGAATVKENQVMGQGNYALAGHNMSKKGVLFSDVSTLKKNDKIYLYDNANEYEYTVTGVSEVTPDKWEVVEDHGKNEITLITCVSVKDNSKRFVITGDLVGTKAKK; encoded by the coding sequence ATGAATAAGCAAAGAATTTATAGTATAGTAGCAATCCTTCTATTTGTTGTAGGTGGTGTATTAATCGGAAAGCCATTTTATGATGGATATCAGGCTGAAAAGAAACAGACTGGAAATGTACAAGCTGTTCAAAAGATGGATTATGAAAAGCATGAGACGGAATTTGTAGATGCTTCGAAAATTAATCAACCAGACTTGGCAGAAGTAGCGAATGCATCATTAGATAAGAAACAAGTAATCGGTCGTATTTCGATTCCAAGTATTTCAGTAGAACTTCCTGTTTTAAAAGCGTCGACTGAAAAGAATTTATTATCAGGTGCGGCAACTGTAAAAGAAAATCAAGTGATGGGACAAGGGAATTATGCGCTTGCAGGGCATAATATGTCAAAAAAAGGTGTTTTATTTAGTGATGTATCAACTTTAAAAAAGAACGATAAAATTTATTTGTATGACAATGCAAATGAGTATGAGTATACTGTTACCGGTGTATCTGAAGTGACTCCTGATAAATGGGAAGTTGTAGAGGATCATGGGAAAAATGAGATAACGCTTATTACATGTGTATCTGTTAAAGATAATTCTAAGCGTTTTGTTATTACGGGTGATCTAGTAGGAACGAAGGCGAAGAAATAA